One segment of Labrus mixtus chromosome 10, fLabMix1.1, whole genome shotgun sequence DNA contains the following:
- the LOC132982417 gene encoding mucin-2, whose translation MPQQQGSSMSETKSSQRFHSLNAEQVEVLHQVLSEVVPIHGRGNFPTLELRPRDIIIAVRARLQKQGITVRDVRLNGSTASHVLVRDSGTSCKDLDIIFGVELPCQEEFQVIKESVLGCLLDCLPSGVNRERISSATMKEAYVQKMVKVFNEQDRWSLISLSNNSGKNLELKFVSVLRRQFEFSVDSFQIILDRLLESYMQQESLHRNKTVDLEDQPADKHLVNQCKDSPSLLQQANSTEIDNYTGRDLLSKKGAPTSQTLPRDKVHEKDSQIDISHQTEHSNLTKHSKVEKDNKVKTPGELKEASEHTENINETNVSDQTSINLLTEKKPTSEKAKPPAQIDLGHEPEMSKKTKYSTKVENSEQTEPCVGQQPPHSNTQELTVLIEQSNHTKPPDEQKTPTEHSEHTEMPKSSHETQTESLNFAKLNNIDFLKCFSEDQGNKGKDHTLHVSTEDSSTALHAKKETQLADENRVETETWEQTERESDTEITEITEESSSLEEKTVEDTEGMDCSRPTSSIWFTPHDTLELHSTSHIDNSDETPKTSDALSPPDTQDVLPAPPSLVSDNKTSSSPSCKASERLSHMVVLKHSSPKPPRRMCRKGYPTPLPSQFSDPVPEPCLDPDPEMALDAKPVTSSSDPSPTPTTNVSDEINPGPEPKLSSNQPANLDLTVAPESAPEMIAPPVVDPNSALPHELPISQLITENSDETSSQGLKETQCTNMDSDSQCQSSPKEPIPAPEQSEPPDSVDTLDMFETNTQEPVHTSEVELSDEDENGELHTKKLGLNQADGNPQETTLSPSSSSLCVTPPVLSLSPPYCTPSPPSLSPPQCLTPPSHCLSSPMMNSPATSFSSPPRSVSPTSSCLSSPPYLTPSMLSLSPPPHCLSPPSPCLSPPLLCLTPPIESDDFVPQVSSDVEPLILNTDSQELMKEASPQPGIPLLQMEEKKEQDYISSLSPVAEPVSFPITIPSSTSHVLPHSQSGGPEESALPPADHVSSSMPENKEAPKVPTNLSEQSNNPQASGSVPAVEVLAESMYGDFEAAMDHLRYRLIATRNPEEIRGGGLLKYSNLLVRDYRPASETQIKTLERYMCSRFFIDFPDVQEQQRKILSYLKNHFIGEERSKYQYLMTLRRVVDDSTVCLMGHERRQTLNMITVLALKVLGEQNIIPNTDHVTCFYQPAPYLAEHTAPYLVEPSYCSYYIPQGGSTLLYQPYPLHLHSQTGLV comes from the exons gGCAGCAGTATGTCTGAGACCAAATCCAGCCAGCGGTTCCACAGCCTGAATGCGGAGCAGGTGGAGGTTCTCCATCAGGTTTTGTCAGAGGTTGTTCCTATCCATGGCCGCGGGAACTTTCCCACATTGGAGCTGCGTCCCCGAGACATAATCATAGCTGTGCGGGCCAGGCTTCAGAAGCAGGGAATAACAGTTAGAGATGTTCGTCTGAACGGCTCCACAGCCAGCCACGTGCTTGTCAGAGACAGCGGAACGAGCTGCAAGGACCTGGACATCATCTTTGGAGTTGAGTTGCCCTGTCAGGAGGAGTTCCAG GTGATCAAAGAGTCCGTGCTGGGGTGCTTACTGGACTGCCTACCTTCTGGGGTCAACAGAGAGCGGATCAGCAGTGCCACAATGAAGGAGGCCTACGTCCAGAAAATGGTGAAGGTCTTCAATGAACAAGACCGCTGGAGTCTCATCTCCCTCTCAAATAACAGTGGTAAAAACCTGGAGCTCAAATTTGTGAGCGTGCTGAGGCGGCAGTTTGAGTTCAGTGTTGATTCCTTCCAGATCATTCTGGATCGTCTCTTGGAGTCCTACATGCAGCAGGAGTCActgcacagaaataaaacagttgATCTTGAAGACCAGCCTGCAGACAAACATTTAGTGAATCAGTGTAAAGACTCTCCCTCACTTCTCCAACAGGCCAACTCTACAGAAATAGATAACTATACTGGTAGAGACTTACTCAGCAAGAAGGGGGCTCCAACCAGTCAGACACTTCCGAGAGACAAGGTGCATGAAAAGGACTCCCAGATAGATATATCACACCAAACTGAACATTCAAACCTGACAAAACACTCCAAAGttgaaaaagacaacaaagtgaaaacacCAGGAGAGCTGAAAGAAGCATcagaacacacagaaaacattaatGAGACAAACGTCTCCGACCAGACCTCTATAAATCTTTTGACAGAAAAGAAACCAACCTCTGAAAAAGCTAAACCACCAGCTCAGATTGACCTCGGACATGAGCCAGAGATGTCAAAAAAGACCAAATACTCAACAAAGGTAGAAAACTCAGAGCAAACCGAGCCCTGTGTCGGCCAACAGCCACCACATTCAAATACCCAGGAACTCACCGTCCTTATAGAACAGTCGAACCACACTAAACCTCCCGATGAACAGAAAACCCCCACAGAGCACAGTGAACATACAGAGATGCCGAAATCCTCACACGAAACCCAGACAGAGTCTCTAAATTTTGCAAAATTGAACAATATCgactttttaaagtgtttcagtGAGGATCAGGGCAACAAAGGAAAAGATCACACTCTGCATGTGTCGACCGAAGACTCCAGCACAGCTTTACATGCAAAGAAAGAAACTCAGCTAGCAGATGAAAACAGAGTTGAAACAGAAACATGGGAGCAAACTGAAAGGGAAAGTGATACAGAAATAACTGAAATTACAGAAGAGAGTTCATCATTAGAAGAAAAAACTGTAGAAGATACAGAGGGTATGGATTGTTCCCGTCCCACCTCTTCCATATGGTTTACACCTCACGACACACTGGAGCTCCACAGCACATCTCACATAGATAACTCAGATGAAACACCTAAAACAAGTGATGCCCTCAGTCCCCCAGATACTCAGGATGTTTTACCTGCACCACCAAGCCTTGTTTCCGACAATaagacctcctcctctccttcttgtAAGGCCTCAGAACGTCTGTCTCACATGGTAGTACTCAAACACTCCTCTCCCAAACCCCCTCGGAGGATGTGTAGGAAGGGTTACCCTACTCCGCTCCCCAGTCAATTTTCTGATCCTGTTCCAGAGCCCTGTCTAGATCCCGATCCTGAGATGGCCCTTGACGCTAAGCCAGTAACCTCCAGTTCAGACCCCTCTCCTACCCCAACAACCAATGTGTCTGATGAAATAAATCCTGGGCCTGAACCCAAACTTTCAAGTAACCAACCTGCAAATCTAGACCTTACCGTAGCTCCCGAGTCTGCCCCTGAAATGATAGCCCCCCCTGTTGTCGATCCTAATTCTGCTTTACCTCATGAGCTACCTATCTCTCAGTTAATCACAGAGAATTCTGATGAGACAAGTAGTCAGGGCTTAAAAGAGACACAATGTACAAATATGGATTCTGATTCTCAATGCCAGTCCTCCCCTAAAGAGCCTATCCCTGCACCCGAGCAATCAGAGCCCCCCGACTCAGTGGACACATTAGATATGTTCGAGACAAACACTCAAGAACCTGTACATACCTCAGAAGTTGAGCTCAGTGATGAAGATGAAAATGGAGAACTACATACCAAAAAGTTGGGCTTGAATCAGGCAGATGGCAACCCTCAAGAGACCACACTAAGtccatcctcctcttccctctgtgTCACCCCTCCTGTACTCAGTCTTTCCCCACCCTACTGCACTCCCTCGCCCCCCAGCCTCAGCCCTCCCCAATGTCTGACCCCTCCCTCTCACTGCCTCTCATCCCCAATGATGAACAGCCCTGCTACTAGCTTTAGCTCTCCACCCCGGAGTGTCAGCCCTACCTCATCCTGCCTCAGCTCACCTCCTTACCTGACCCCTTCCATGCTTAGCCTCAGCCCCCCTCCACACTGTCTTAGCCCACCTTCCCCCTGCCTTAGCCCTCCCCTCCTTTGCCTCACCCCGCCAATAGAGTCAGACGACTTTGTACCTCAGGTATCTTCCGACGTGGAGCCTTTGATACTGAACACAGACAGCCAGGAGCTGATGAAAGAGGCCTCCCCTCAGCCAGGAATTCCTCTTCTacaaatggaagaaaaaaaggaacaagattacatctcctctttgtctcctgTTGCAGAGCCTGTTTCTTTTCCAATCACAATCCCCAGCTCAACCTCACATGTGCTGCCTCACTCTCAGTCTGGAGGCCCAGAGGAATCAGCTCTACCACCAGCAGATCATGTATCCAGCTCCATGCCTGAGAACAAAGAGGCCCCCAAGGTACCCACCAACTTGTCTGAACAGAGCAACAATCCACAGGCATCAGGTTCAGTCCCTGCTGTAGAGGTCTTGGCAGAGAGCATGTATGGTGACTTTGAGGCAGCCATGGACCACTTGCGCTACCGCCTAATAGCTACCCGGAACCCTGAGGAAATTCGGGGTGGTGGCTTGTTGAAATACAGCAACCTGCTGGTTAGGGACTACCGTCCTGCCAGTGAGACTCAGATAAAGACCCTGGAGCGCTACATGTGCTCCCGCTTTTTTATCGATTTCCCTGATgtgcaggagcagcagaggaagatCCTGTCCTACTTGAAGAACCACTTtataggagaggagagaagcaaGTACCAATACCTGATGACGCTGCGCCGCGTGGTTGACGACAGCACTGTGTGTCTGATGGGTCACGAGCGGCGTCAGACACTGAACATGATCACAGTGCTGGCACTGAAGGTTCTAGGAGAACAGAACATTATCCCTAACACAGACCATGTGACATGCTTCTACCAGCCTGCCCCGTATCTTGCAGAACACACTGCTCCCTATTTAGTAGAACCCAGCTATTGCAGCTACTACATACCCCAGGGAGGATCAACTCTGCTTTACCAACCTTACCCATTACACCTGCATTCACAGACTGGACtagtctga
- the LOC132982421 gene encoding non-histone chromosomal protein HMG-14A-like, translating into MPKRKGAEGAEKEEPTRRSARLKTKTDVPRPEPKAKKATKKEKAVNDKKEDKKTKKAKENAEAEANEENHSENGEAKTNEVEAAPEEAKEEAKSE; encoded by the exons ATGCCCAAGAGAAAG ggagcagaaggagcagagaaggaggag cccACGAGGAGATCCGCTCGGCTAAAGACG aaaacGGATGTACCCAGACCGGAACCAAAGGCCAAGAAGGCAACAAAG AAGGAGAAGGCTGTGAACGATAAGAAGGAGGACAAGAAGACCAAGAAGGCGAAGGAGAACGCAGAGGCCGAGGCTAACGAGGAAAACCACTCTGAGAACGGAGAGGCCAAGACCAACGAG GTGGAGGCAGCCCCTGAGGAGGCCAAGGAGGAGGCCAAGTCCGAGTAG